The Spirosoma foliorum genome has a window encoding:
- a CDS encoding Ig-like domain-containing protein — protein MTVISRPVPPTVSSTILTYCQYDSPAPLSATAIIGNTLNWYGTNETGGVASLSATIPSTNTPGSTRYYVSQSDGNGCESSTRAFISVTVNAKPVAPTTNSIILCQNANSVSLQTGVTSGSNLKWYNAQTGGTLYTGTPALSTSAVGVTTYYVSQTSNGCESDRSAVVVTIKALPVAPTVTPNPQLLCQSSVPSSLTATTSTGGTLNWYTIQTGGNPSSVAPIPSTSNVGPQTYYVSQTVDGCEGPRAALNIVVIAKPAIPTVVSPMAACQLSTPVTLAATGTNLKWYADPSTTTTIPTPTPPTTTPGTTAYYVSQTDANGCESGRASITVIINASPNATLVSSGTLTCAITSVTLTAGTGVGYSFSGPGIASQNPISGTAVVTAAGVYSVTITNANGCAAMQTTSVQSNTTVPVATLTQNGPLTPGTPSATLTAGGGSLYAFSGPGLVSQNSIAGTAVANVSGTYSVTVTTANGCFSTASVALAGTDLTPIIIMPQANFPAAGSVVDFLVRVSEVSGLPTSMGNVTIVITAPVGYMILFNQFISNIDVSGGNVNVPVNNVNWNTTADLAGRQLSLTMKAGQFIEAGGASILGVSIIRTTASSGSISNISVAVQNDISKEYDGVLSNNVYARVINGL, from the coding sequence GTGACCGTCATATCCAGACCTGTTCCGCCAACGGTTAGTTCAACAATACTCACTTATTGCCAGTATGATTCGCCAGCCCCTTTGTCGGCGACGGCTATTATAGGCAATACCCTCAACTGGTACGGGACGAATGAAACGGGAGGAGTGGCATCGTTAAGTGCAACCATCCCTTCGACCAACACGCCCGGTTCTACCCGTTACTACGTTAGTCAGTCGGATGGCAATGGTTGTGAAAGCAGCACCCGGGCATTTATTTCTGTTACGGTGAATGCCAAACCTGTGGCCCCCACCACAAATTCTATCATCCTTTGCCAGAATGCCAATAGCGTTTCGTTACAAACAGGAGTTACCTCTGGCAGTAATCTGAAATGGTATAATGCCCAAACTGGCGGTACGCTATATACTGGTACGCCTGCCCTATCTACCTCTGCCGTAGGAGTCACTACCTACTACGTGAGCCAGACTAGTAATGGCTGCGAGAGCGATCGGAGTGCCGTTGTAGTGACGATTAAAGCCCTTCCTGTGGCACCTACCGTAACGCCAAATCCCCAATTGCTCTGCCAGAGTTCTGTACCGAGTTCTTTGACGGCTACAACAAGCACAGGTGGTACACTGAACTGGTACACAATCCAAACGGGCGGCAATCCATCAAGCGTAGCCCCTATTCCGTCAACTTCGAACGTTGGTCCTCAAACATACTATGTTAGCCAGACTGTGGATGGCTGCGAAGGACCCAGGGCGGCCCTGAATATTGTGGTGATCGCCAAACCAGCTATCCCTACAGTAGTCAGTCCGATGGCGGCCTGTCAGTTGTCAACTCCGGTTACGCTGGCTGCTACAGGAACAAACCTGAAATGGTATGCCGATCCATCCACTACGACGACCATTCCAACACCCACTCCACCAACGACTACCCCTGGAACCACTGCGTACTATGTTAGTCAAACAGACGCCAATGGCTGCGAAAGTGGTCGCGCTTCCATTACGGTCATTATCAATGCTTCTCCGAATGCCACGCTGGTGAGCAGTGGTACGTTGACCTGCGCCATCACCAGTGTGACGCTGACCGCCGGAACGGGCGTTGGCTATAGTTTCAGTGGGCCAGGCATTGCTAGTCAGAATCCCATATCCGGCACAGCAGTAGTTACGGCTGCTGGTGTCTATTCGGTAACGATTACCAATGCCAATGGCTGCGCTGCCATGCAGACTACATCGGTTCAATCCAACACAACAGTGCCTGTAGCGACCTTAACCCAAAATGGTCCGCTAACGCCGGGTACCCCCAGTGCGACGCTGACCGCCGGTGGAGGCAGTTTATACGCGTTCAGTGGACCGGGTCTTGTCAGTCAGAATTCTATAGCGGGAACTGCGGTGGCCAATGTTTCGGGCACTTACTCCGTAACCGTTACCACCGCGAATGGCTGCTTCTCAACAGCCAGTGTAGCGCTGGCGGGTACTGACTTAACACCCATCATCATTATGCCGCAGGCAAACTTCCCGGCAGCGGGTAGTGTCGTTGACTTTCTGGTACGTGTGTCTGAAGTATCTGGTCTGCCGACCTCTATGGGTAATGTTACTATTGTTATTACGGCTCCGGTGGGCTATATGATTTTGTTTAATCAGTTCATTAGCAATATTGATGTATCGGGAGGAAACGTCAATGTCCCCGTGAATAACGTTAACTGGAATACAACGGCCGATCTGGCTGGTCGGCAACTCTCTCTAACGATGAAAGCTGGCCAGTTTATAGAAGCAGGTGGGGCATCTATCCTGGGCGTAAGTATCATCCGAACGACAGCCAGCTCAGGAAGTATTTCCAATATCAGCGTAGCCGTGCAGAATGATATCTCGAAAGAATATGATGGCGTTCTTTCCAACAATGTATATGCTCGGGTGATTAATGGTTTATAA
- a CDS encoding ABC transporter permease — protein MAWRDSRRSRQRLLLFMSAIVLGIAALVAINSFGDNLAQSIDDQARELLGADLTVSWSRAPSPKTQQLLKTTGRDRAYEVSFASLVSIPKTGGVRLAQVKGLQGNFPYYGTWEVQPASAIQTFRQAAGRVALVDDGLLVQLGAQVGDSVKVGNLSFLIAGRVTKTPGQAAIAATVAPTVFVPSQFLANTGLLQRGSRVAYKYYYQFAPGTDVEKFVKTVSGRLDKEGVNYDTVEGRKKQTGRSFGDLTKYLSLVAFVALLLGCVGVASSVQLYVKEKVTSVAILRTLGASGRQAFLIYLLQTALMGLIGATIGALVGSVVQLVLPRIFGNFLPITVETSLSGPAILGGIGTGLLISILFSLLPLLAIRNVSPLRTLRTSYEDDLSGRDPLRWLVYLLVIGFIVGFAYLQTKNLMLALGFTAGLTVAFGILTALGLGLIWLVRRFFPTSWSYVWRQSLANLYRPNNQTLILVMSIGLGAFLIATLYLTQGLLLGRVELSGSGKQPNMVLFDIQNEQLSGVRSLVTGQKLPILQEAPIVTMRLSDINGKTNESIRKDTASRPPKWAFTREYRVTYRDSLISSEKLVSGKAPYQADGNVYVSIDKDFFERMHLKLGDTLNFNVQGAPIQTIVGGTREVEWNRVQTNFLVVFPAGVLEQAPQFHVLMTRVPDNNVSAILQRNLVSRFPNVSAIDLGLILKTVDEILAQISFVIQFMALFSILTGLLVLASSVVISKYQRLRESVLLRTLGASREQILSITVVEYGLLGLLSALSGILLSIVGTWALARFVFEVPYRPDAVPLLIVTAVVTILTVLIGVFNSRDVLTRPPLDVLRAEA, from the coding sequence ATGGCTTGGCGCGATAGTCGCCGGAGCCGTCAACGATTACTCTTATTCATGTCGGCTATTGTGCTCGGCATTGCGGCTTTAGTCGCTATAAATTCCTTTGGCGACAACCTTGCCCAAAGCATCGACGATCAGGCCCGCGAACTTCTGGGTGCCGATCTCACGGTGTCCTGGTCGCGCGCGCCATCGCCTAAAACACAGCAGTTATTAAAAACGACAGGCCGTGATCGAGCGTATGAAGTCTCGTTTGCGTCGCTGGTGTCTATACCTAAAACTGGAGGTGTCCGACTGGCGCAGGTAAAAGGGCTACAGGGTAACTTTCCATATTATGGGACCTGGGAAGTGCAGCCGGCATCGGCTATTCAAACGTTCCGGCAGGCCGCCGGTCGTGTGGCCTTAGTCGATGATGGACTTTTGGTGCAGTTAGGTGCTCAGGTTGGCGATTCAGTTAAAGTAGGAAATCTGTCATTTTTGATTGCAGGTCGCGTGACTAAAACGCCCGGCCAAGCTGCCATTGCCGCTACTGTTGCGCCAACGGTCTTCGTTCCTAGTCAATTTCTGGCCAATACGGGATTGTTACAGCGAGGCAGTCGCGTGGCCTATAAATATTATTACCAGTTTGCGCCGGGCACCGATGTGGAGAAATTCGTAAAAACGGTTTCGGGTCGATTGGATAAAGAAGGGGTTAACTACGACACAGTCGAAGGTCGTAAAAAACAAACCGGCCGTTCCTTTGGCGATCTCACCAAATACCTAAGCCTGGTTGCCTTTGTTGCCTTGTTGCTTGGTTGCGTAGGCGTTGCCAGTTCGGTCCAGTTATACGTAAAAGAGAAAGTAACGTCGGTTGCCATCCTGCGTACATTGGGCGCTAGCGGTCGGCAGGCATTTCTGATTTACCTGCTCCAAACGGCTCTAATGGGGTTGATTGGGGCAACAATTGGGGCGCTGGTTGGGTCGGTCGTGCAGTTAGTATTACCCCGTATTTTTGGAAATTTCCTACCGATCACCGTCGAAACGTCTTTGTCGGGGCCAGCTATTCTGGGGGGTATCGGTACGGGTTTATTAATTTCAATCCTGTTTTCGCTGCTCCCTCTACTGGCTATCCGGAACGTTTCACCCTTGCGAACGTTGCGGACATCGTACGAAGACGACTTAAGCGGTCGCGACCCGCTGCGGTGGCTTGTGTATTTACTCGTTATTGGCTTCATCGTTGGGTTCGCCTATTTACAGACGAAAAACCTGATGCTGGCGCTTGGCTTTACGGCTGGTTTAACCGTGGCGTTTGGCATTCTGACAGCTCTCGGCCTGGGGCTCATCTGGCTGGTTCGCCGATTCTTTCCAACATCCTGGAGTTATGTATGGCGACAGAGCCTAGCCAACCTTTATCGGCCCAATAATCAAACGCTTATTCTGGTAATGTCCATAGGACTAGGGGCTTTCCTGATTGCCACGCTCTACCTTACGCAGGGCTTGTTACTCGGGCGAGTAGAGTTATCAGGAAGCGGTAAACAACCGAACATGGTACTGTTCGACATTCAGAATGAGCAACTTAGTGGCGTTCGATCGCTGGTGACTGGTCAGAAATTACCTATTTTACAGGAAGCGCCCATTGTTACGATGCGGCTGTCGGATATCAATGGAAAAACGAACGAATCGATCCGCAAAGATACAGCGTCCAGACCTCCGAAGTGGGCGTTTACCCGTGAATACCGCGTTACGTACCGTGATTCGTTGATCTCGTCAGAAAAACTGGTATCAGGCAAAGCGCCATATCAGGCCGACGGCAATGTGTACGTATCCATCGACAAAGACTTCTTCGAGCGAATGCACCTTAAGCTTGGTGATACGTTAAATTTCAACGTGCAGGGAGCGCCTATTCAAACCATTGTGGGCGGTACCCGCGAGGTTGAATGGAATCGGGTGCAGACTAATTTTCTGGTTGTTTTTCCGGCAGGTGTACTGGAACAGGCTCCGCAATTTCATGTACTGATGACCCGAGTGCCGGACAACAACGTTTCAGCTATACTTCAGCGCAACCTTGTCAGTCGATTCCCGAACGTATCGGCTATCGATCTCGGTCTGATCTTAAAAACGGTTGATGAAATTCTGGCGCAAATTTCGTTTGTGATTCAGTTTATGGCCTTGTTCAGCATTCTGACCGGACTATTGGTACTCGCCAGCTCGGTAGTTATCAGCAAATACCAGCGCCTGCGCGAAAGCGTATTGCTTCGAACACTGGGGGCCAGTCGGGAACAGATTTTGAGCATTACGGTTGTCGAATATGGCTTACTGGGGCTTTTATCGGCACTATCGGGCATTCTGTTGTCGATTGTAGGCACCTGGGCCTTAGCCCGATTTGTGTTCGAAGTCCCCTATCGCCCCGATGCAGTTCCCCTACTTATCGTTACAGCAGTAGTAACCATTCTGACCGTGCTCATCGGCGTCTTCAACAGCCGCGACGTATTGACAAGACCACCCTTGGATGTATTGCGGGCCGAAGCGTAA
- a CDS encoding AAA family ATPase, with translation MPFILQSFRVTNFRSIVDSGELDISDCTCLVGTNESGKTNLLVALHKLNPADEARIDPLTDYPRKQYASYDTNSATEPFIRATFTIAPLVREQLASTLGYSTELLATVEVARFYTGLYDVNFPASFLAQYPNKYIHTLLSAFLEKYLTSDLIIKDKEEILQEFREFTDRLIALLPESGSLGEYDVYNLIAQIDEFITTKYSRRQPFRLFADEHLKAPLENIARLLNNKRIVLSADQQQLFLEQLPRFVYYSEYGNLDAEIYLPHVIQNSIRQDLGLREQARVRTLKVLFDFVKLRPEEILELGSEVSQTRVITRDSYGRIDSTVVETAPETTVDQERENKKKREVILQAASVQLTKAFQEWWHQATYRFRFQADGNHFRIWVSDEKRTEEIELDGRSKGLQWFFSFFLTFRAEQANGHSNCILLLDEPGLSLHPVAQQDLLTFLQSLSHSNQLIYTTHSPFMIGSRMLNNLKMVYVGPHGDSVISNDYRVGKSDASASFYPIQAALHLGISEQLLTARLPVLVNDVASQIYLQLIQSYLLKTGVHPPTKDLLFIPSLSDTEPLSQILFQQLGSMPYVLLEGTISGHTVAQSLRHTGYKELPTRIITLSESPTEEQTLEDLIPVHDMARHFSRMYRGMETDDFDYLALPDQPIVRQMESFSAANGYTLPGDWRLTLARNVAKTFDSMASRLQAETVQKWVALFNKLA, from the coding sequence ATGCCCTTTATATTGCAATCATTCCGGGTTACTAATTTTAGATCGATTGTTGATTCGGGTGAGCTAGATATAAGCGATTGTACCTGTCTGGTAGGTACGAATGAATCAGGTAAAACAAACCTGCTGGTTGCGTTGCATAAATTAAATCCGGCTGATGAGGCACGCATTGACCCGTTGACGGATTACCCACGGAAACAATACGCCAGCTACGATACGAACTCCGCTACGGAGCCTTTCATTCGGGCAACCTTTACCATAGCCCCCTTGGTTCGGGAGCAATTGGCGTCAACATTAGGCTATTCGACGGAGCTTTTGGCAACGGTTGAGGTAGCTCGGTTCTACACGGGCTTATACGATGTCAATTTCCCGGCTTCTTTTCTTGCGCAGTATCCCAACAAATATATCCATACGCTACTCAGCGCCTTTCTGGAAAAGTATCTGACAAGCGATCTGATTATCAAGGACAAGGAAGAAATCTTACAGGAGTTCCGGGAGTTTACGGATCGACTGATCGCACTTCTACCAGAATCAGGCAGTCTAGGTGAGTATGATGTGTATAACCTGATCGCGCAGATCGATGAATTTATTACGACTAAATATTCCCGTCGGCAACCGTTCCGGCTTTTTGCCGACGAACACCTGAAAGCCCCCCTCGAAAACATTGCCCGCTTGCTGAACAACAAGCGGATTGTACTATCAGCCGATCAGCAGCAGTTGTTTCTGGAGCAATTGCCACGCTTTGTCTATTACTCGGAATATGGCAATCTGGATGCAGAAATTTACCTCCCCCATGTTATCCAGAATAGTATCCGACAGGATCTTGGTTTACGGGAACAGGCCAGAGTGCGAACGTTAAAGGTGCTGTTTGACTTCGTGAAGTTAAGACCAGAGGAAATTCTGGAATTAGGATCAGAGGTGAGCCAGACACGGGTCATCACTCGCGATTCGTACGGTCGGATTGATAGTACAGTGGTAGAAACTGCGCCAGAAACTACAGTTGATCAGGAACGGGAAAACAAAAAGAAACGGGAAGTTATCCTTCAGGCGGCTTCTGTTCAGCTCACGAAGGCGTTTCAGGAGTGGTGGCATCAGGCAACTTATCGCTTTCGATTTCAGGCAGACGGGAACCACTTTCGGATTTGGGTAAGCGACGAAAAACGTACTGAAGAAATTGAGCTGGACGGACGCAGTAAAGGGCTGCAATGGTTCTTTAGCTTCTTTTTAACCTTCCGGGCCGAGCAGGCCAACGGCCATTCCAACTGTATTTTGTTACTTGATGAGCCGGGTCTTTCTCTGCATCCCGTTGCTCAGCAGGATCTGTTGACGTTTCTTCAGTCTCTTTCTCATAGTAACCAACTTATTTACACAACGCATTCGCCTTTCATGATCGGTAGCCGGATGCTCAATAACCTTAAAATGGTGTACGTGGGTCCTCATGGCGACTCGGTTATTTCCAACGATTACCGGGTAGGCAAGTCGGATGCCAGCGCGTCGTTTTATCCAATACAGGCCGCCTTACATTTAGGTATATCAGAACAGTTGCTGACCGCGCGCTTACCTGTTCTGGTGAATGACGTTGCCAGTCAGATTTACCTGCAACTCATTCAATCTTATTTGTTGAAAACGGGCGTACATCCACCCACCAAAGACCTTTTGTTTATACCCTCGTTATCCGATACGGAACCCTTATCGCAGATACTGTTTCAACAACTTGGGTCGATGCCCTATGTACTGCTTGAGGGTACGATTTCAGGGCATACAGTAGCTCAAAGCTTACGCCACACGGGATATAAAGAATTGCCTACACGGATCATCACGCTGAGCGAGTCACCTACGGAAGAACAGACGCTGGAGGATTTAATTCCTGTTCATGATATGGCCCGCCATTTTTCCCGGATGTACCGCGGTATGGAAACGGATGACTTTGATTATCTGGCACTTCCTGATCAACCTATTGTCCGTCAGATGGAATCATTTTCTGCCGCTAATGGATACACCTTACCTGGAGACTGGCGCTTGACCCTCGCCCGAAACGTGGCTAAAACTTTTGACAGTATGGCATCCAGACTCCAGGCAGAAACGGTTCAGAAATGGGTTGCCCTATTCAACAAGTTGGCCTGA
- a CDS encoding WG repeat-containing protein encodes MLPSISEYIQSIELSGETLNRLRQLVPVRKADGQVYFSSGNFAVVFRMQDSQTGKQVALRCFLREVPGRRERLRAIARYLTENPSDYLLPFTLHLNEIWVDTRFGKEHEFDVVVMPWVEGQTLSQYVADCCRNQQHQKLTALAHRFDELVRWLLNQPMAHGDLKADNILIRPDGRLILIDYDGCFVPALSGKEATETGTLPYRHPARTPAHFDRHLDDFSLLGLSLELHALSLSPGLYTDSDTLLLSLSVVNDPFHTDQWNLFRRLSSANVSLRASLLEHAIHCAPKPIPGLMDLLHMPESDSVTITTRPETLIPYLQKRQWRFVNQSGEFVGSGEWESVAPFTEGLAPVRKQGKWGFCNVQGQLVIDCQFDEVREFRAGLAVVRQLGKYGFINPEGQPVIPCAYDEIGYFAEGRALVRQNNTYGFIDEQGELVIPFQFESAAPFAEGLARVKLGGNYGFIDVAGTLQIPCELPFADSFSEGLAAVEKNGQFGYINQDGLLTIPYQFDLAGIFAEGLASVKKARKMGFINHEGALVIPFEFDEILFSSALPFTEGLALVRKRNLFGYIDKQNQLVIPYQFTDADNFSEGLAAVQLGGKWGYINQQGDLVIACTLDHAYRFHNGLALVRKNNRLIYIDQTGHMYWDKI; translated from the coding sequence ATGTTGCCTTCTATCAGCGAATACATACAGTCCATCGAACTCTCCGGCGAAACCTTAAATCGGTTGAGGCAGCTGGTGCCCGTTCGAAAGGCAGATGGGCAGGTCTATTTCAGTAGTGGAAATTTTGCCGTGGTCTTTCGCATGCAGGATAGTCAAACGGGCAAACAGGTTGCCTTGCGTTGCTTTCTGCGAGAAGTTCCCGGCCGACGGGAACGGCTTCGGGCCATTGCACGCTACCTAACCGAAAACCCATCGGACTATCTGCTCCCGTTTACCCTTCACCTGAACGAAATCTGGGTCGACACTCGCTTTGGTAAAGAACACGAATTCGACGTGGTGGTGATGCCCTGGGTAGAGGGACAAACGCTGAGTCAGTATGTGGCCGATTGTTGCCGTAACCAGCAACACCAAAAGCTTACCGCACTGGCTCATCGGTTCGATGAACTGGTGCGATGGCTGCTCAATCAGCCAATGGCCCATGGAGATTTAAAAGCAGATAACATTCTGATAAGACCCGATGGACGATTGATCCTTATTGATTACGATGGCTGTTTCGTACCCGCACTGTCGGGCAAGGAGGCTACCGAAACAGGCACCCTGCCGTATCGGCACCCTGCCCGAACGCCCGCTCACTTCGACCGTCATCTGGATGATTTCAGCTTGCTCGGCCTTTCTCTTGAACTCCATGCCTTGAGTCTGTCTCCGGGATTGTACACCGATAGCGATACATTACTACTCAGCCTAAGTGTCGTTAATGACCCCTTCCATACTGACCAGTGGAATCTGTTTCGTCGGTTATCGTCGGCTAACGTATCACTCCGGGCAAGCCTGTTGGAGCACGCTATCCATTGCGCCCCCAAACCTATTCCTGGTCTCATGGACTTGCTCCATATGCCAGAATCTGACTCCGTTACGATAACCACAAGGCCAGAGACACTTATTCCATATCTTCAGAAAAGGCAGTGGCGATTCGTTAATCAGTCGGGTGAATTTGTCGGGTCTGGCGAATGGGAAAGTGTTGCCCCTTTTACGGAGGGGCTGGCTCCTGTTCGGAAACAGGGCAAATGGGGATTTTGTAATGTACAGGGGCAGTTAGTCATTGATTGTCAGTTTGATGAAGTCCGGGAATTCAGAGCCGGTTTGGCGGTGGTTCGGCAATTAGGTAAATATGGATTTATTAACCCGGAAGGGCAGCCAGTTATCCCCTGTGCCTATGACGAAATCGGCTATTTTGCCGAAGGCCGCGCGCTGGTCCGTCAAAACAATACCTATGGCTTTATTGATGAACAGGGCGAATTGGTCATTCCCTTCCAGTTTGAGTCGGCCGCGCCCTTTGCCGAAGGATTGGCCAGGGTTAAATTAGGCGGAAATTACGGCTTTATTGATGTAGCAGGCACCTTGCAAATACCCTGCGAACTACCCTTTGCAGACAGTTTTTCGGAGGGTTTGGCCGCTGTTGAAAAAAACGGACAGTTTGGGTACATCAATCAGGATGGACTGCTCACGATTCCGTACCAGTTCGACTTAGCCGGTATTTTCGCCGAGGGCCTGGCTTCGGTGAAAAAAGCGAGAAAAATGGGCTTTATCAATCACGAAGGGGCACTCGTCATTCCCTTCGAATTTGATGAGATTCTGTTCAGTTCGGCTTTGCCCTTTACCGAAGGGCTGGCGTTGGTTCGAAAACGAAATTTATTCGGTTATATCGATAAGCAAAACCAGCTCGTCATTCCCTACCAATTTACCGATGCAGATAATTTTTCGGAGGGGCTGGCCGCTGTTCAGCTAGGGGGCAAATGGGGCTACATCAACCAACAGGGCGACCTCGTCATCGCTTGTACGTTAGATCACGCTTATCGTTTTCATAATGGATTGGCGCTGGTTCGCAAGAATAACCGGCTGATCTACATTGACCAGACTGGCCATATGTACTGGGATAAGATATAA
- a CDS encoding Ig-like domain-containing protein yields the protein MISPIRRLLFILIISLLHFTGTQAQQLSITSVTPNPVCANSSIIVSYSYTAGDAGTLFLYLNGPGTADVVIGAASVGGGNGSLQGTIPANRTTGTYTVRLIRISGTPSGNVNSPNSNGFTVTALPSAPTVSNVAYCLGATGIPPLTATGQNLTWYPASTGGGGTTVAPTPPTSATGTTNYYVSQTVNGCEGPRATQQVTINPPPAKPTVVSSLSYCQNSTAPSLAGAVTSGSNLKWYSSALSGSGSTIAPTPSTSNVGSITYYVSQTNFSNQSDGSACESDRAEITVTVKAAPAAPSVTTPVTYCQDAVASPLTASAVSGGTLNWYGPSNNALGSTAPTPPTTAPGTTYYSVSQTFSGCEGPKATIQVTVNTRPAAPTTTPVSVCQNTTPVSLATGVTSGTNLRWYIGSTGGSGSTVAPTPSTNAIGQTLYYVSQVDNNGCESDRAVITFIVNGYPAAPGVSSQAYCQNATATSLTATAATNATLNFYLGSTGGTRYASLTPSTTSSNNYYVSQTLNGCESPRAIITVSIRSLPPSPAVTIPAAYCQFATAAPLSATANTNFSLNWYGTNATGGTASAQASTPSTSNAGAFHYYVSQSDPFGCESIRADIPVTVNAKPATPTVTNASACLNSVPNSLSLSVGATGTLKWYTGSTGGTGSTVAPTLSTTALGTSTYYVSQTSGDGCESDRAAITFTVNPNPIAPTVATSFLFLCQNSVATSLTATGTNLKWYTMNSGGVALTNPVTPSTDVAGPPVIYYVSQTDANGCESPQLR from the coding sequence ATGATTTCACCTATACGACGGCTTCTATTCATCCTGATCATTTCATTACTGCACTTTACGGGTACGCAGGCACAGCAATTAAGTATAACTTCTGTTACCCCCAACCCCGTCTGTGCCAACTCGTCCATCATCGTTTCCTACAGTTATACCGCGGGGGATGCAGGTACCTTGTTCCTATACCTTAATGGGCCTGGTACAGCCGATGTGGTTATAGGTGCTGCATCAGTTGGCGGAGGGAATGGTAGTCTACAAGGTACAATTCCGGCTAATCGAACCACCGGCACGTACACGGTTAGGCTGATCCGTATATCGGGCACACCGTCGGGGAATGTAAATAGCCCAAACAGCAACGGCTTTACGGTTACTGCGTTGCCTTCAGCGCCTACAGTTTCGAATGTGGCTTACTGCCTGGGGGCTACTGGTATTCCTCCTCTGACCGCTACGGGCCAGAACCTAACCTGGTATCCAGCTTCGACAGGTGGCGGGGGAACAACGGTTGCACCCACCCCGCCCACCTCAGCCACAGGCACCACCAATTACTATGTCAGCCAGACCGTCAATGGCTGCGAAGGCCCCAGAGCTACTCAACAGGTAACCATAAATCCGCCACCGGCTAAGCCGACTGTCGTTTCGTCGTTGTCGTATTGCCAAAATAGCACTGCTCCTTCATTAGCGGGAGCCGTTACCTCGGGCAGTAATCTGAAATGGTATAGCTCAGCGCTCAGTGGCAGTGGCTCTACCATAGCACCCACTCCCTCCACTTCCAACGTTGGGTCGATTACTTACTATGTGAGCCAGACGAATTTCAGTAATCAAAGCGATGGGAGTGCTTGTGAGAGTGATCGGGCAGAGATTACGGTAACCGTTAAAGCGGCTCCTGCTGCCCCCTCGGTGACCACTCCAGTAACCTATTGTCAGGATGCGGTAGCGAGTCCATTAACGGCTAGCGCTGTTAGTGGTGGAACCCTGAACTGGTATGGACCGTCCAATAATGCCCTGGGCAGTACGGCCCCAACGCCACCCACAACGGCCCCAGGCACAACCTATTACTCCGTCAGTCAGACGTTTAGCGGTTGTGAAGGACCGAAGGCTACTATTCAGGTAACAGTTAACACCCGACCGGCCGCACCCACGACCACGCCCGTGAGTGTTTGTCAGAATACAACGCCCGTTTCCTTAGCCACAGGGGTTACATCGGGTACGAACCTGCGATGGTATATAGGTAGTACGGGTGGTAGTGGTTCAACAGTGGCTCCAACACCCTCGACCAATGCAATAGGGCAAACCCTTTATTATGTGAGTCAGGTTGACAACAACGGTTGTGAGAGCGATCGGGCGGTTATTACCTTCATTGTTAATGGATATCCGGCGGCTCCGGGTGTTAGTTCTCAGGCATATTGTCAGAATGCAACCGCGACATCGCTAACGGCCACTGCTGCCACGAATGCCACCTTAAACTTTTACCTTGGCTCTACGGGTGGAACAAGGTACGCTAGCCTGACTCCCTCAACGACTTCCAGTAATAATTACTACGTTAGCCAGACGCTGAATGGGTGTGAGAGCCCAAGGGCAATCATTACGGTCAGCATCAGATCCCTGCCACCTAGCCCGGCCGTAACTATACCGGCTGCCTACTGCCAATTTGCGACCGCGGCTCCATTAAGTGCTACCGCCAACACGAACTTCTCGCTGAATTGGTATGGCACCAATGCTACGGGTGGGACGGCATCGGCCCAGGCATCCACACCATCAACCAGTAATGCCGGAGCCTTTCATTACTACGTCAGTCAGTCAGACCCATTTGGTTGCGAGAGTATTCGGGCAGATATTCCCGTTACGGTGAATGCTAAACCAGCAACGCCAACCGTGACCAATGCCAGCGCCTGTTTGAACTCCGTTCCCAATTCTTTGTCATTATCCGTTGGCGCAACGGGTACGCTGAAGTGGTATACGGGCTCGACGGGTGGAACGGGCTCTACAGTGGCCCCAACGCTCTCGACCACAGCGTTAGGGACTAGCACTTATTATGTTAGTCAGACGTCTGGCGACGGTTGTGAGAGTGATCGGGCAGCAATTACCTTCACGGTTAATCCGAATCCAATTGCGCCAACGGTTGCTACTTCCTTTCTGTTCCTTTGCCAAAATTCAGTCGCTACTTCGTTAACGGCAACGGGTACGAATCTGAAATGGTACACGATGAATTCGGGCGGTGTGGCCTTGACAAATCCAGTCACTCCATCGACGGATGTAGCGGGCCCTCCGGTTATCTATTATGTAAGCCAGACAGATGCCAACGGTTGCGAAAGCCCCCAACTACGTTGA